One genomic region from Thunnus maccoyii chromosome 16, fThuMac1.1, whole genome shotgun sequence encodes:
- the mlh3 gene encoding DNA mismatch repair protein Mlh3 isoform X1 has translation MNTMIKCLPKEVQGKLRSGVAIPSLQQCVEELILNSIDAGATCVGVRMDMEAFKLQVIDNGAGINAEDMECVGNRYYTSKCNSLEDLDNLRFYGFRGEAIASIVSLATLVEISSRTKSSVKTLSRIFKDGKGLDVFEAETTRPSAGTTVVICNFFHNMPVRRKRMDAVLEGERIRHRVEAISLMHPSVSFTLKNDCTGAMMVQLSKARNTYHRFIQIHSLGRAQKLGEISYSLGPFEVIGYIGREGHYNNSLQFLYVNDRLVLKTRIHKLLNFLLRRLSSSNQKNESPDGQSAIRSPKQKRSQEQHGIYIINIKCSYSEYDICLEPAKTLIEFKDWDGILLCIEETVKVFLSRENLVAVLSQDDSDCESPKLFGTDSADQEGNKSDIGIQAAISTSTLDCSIGMTLASESVHRKRKDPIVSEDSVCLESAQMECKEDNEEQLGQKRITANDIENIQSEGFTGKESRNEPQCDLTVLESSSDNDFTVEEEPTLSEAGKDSQILCMSNSVRQREGEQEELSEGREIKLNHTALTNNVNSLNNVTQEILLDSDSTKQLLLDCQSTGQHGQTLISNRKISLSNPYIHESLQTQDLPQIKRPAFQQQDLAVKCGESSFASKRKISLDADHNRSYQKVFKDSAPVIPSKIPKIISDEKMSLCKESGSLDKFRRIYGKCDQPSPETCLQNNARLPQTDNFVLNPQNLLVSKKDGQQCDVTETKKEAQSSLRSPPTLSAFTRLKQASGQIGGKKSLASKLCRLSQHRTVDVRTLPHLSRSTSQDNTCLSSNDSIQDSNNNACDAALNTEPVPDDNSKPQEAEREEATTSGDWVHHYDESVGKTVYVNKETGLSRYDDPPMEETQVLCTSDVTNMAVSVISEIGMEYRCYPFQVDLVLPFLPKSRAERVISSGPGDRGDGDGDESSNSLSSLYSKWNNPVFVHPPMVGVDISSGQADGLAVKIHNILFPYRFSKAMIHSMKVIHQVDKKFLACLINTRDEESAAHTETEGNLLVLLDQHAAHERVRLENLVADSYEDDPDAPGQRRLCSSTIFPPLEISVTEEELRLLRSCQAHLQSLGLEVKFSQAAEPQVLVGKVPLCFVEKESNELRRGRTSVIKPIVEEYLREQIELLCSAGRVRGTLPLTVLKVLASLACHGAIKFNDSLNRDECCSLVASLSSCQLPFQCAHGRPSIAPLVDILHLDTNQKELQKPNLRKLRRMYKAWELYGNR, from the exons ATGAACACTATGATTAAGTGTTTGCCTAAAGAGGTTCAAGGGAAACTTCGCTCCGGTGTCGCCATTCCCTCACTTCAACAATGCGTAGAGGAGCTCATCCTAAACAGTATCGATGCCGGGGCGACGTGTGTGGGAGTCCGGATGGACATGGAGGCGTTCAAACTTCAGGTAATCGACAACGGTGCTGGCATAAACGCTGAGGATATGGAGTGTGTGGGAAACAGATACTATACCAGCAAATGCAACTCACTTGAAGACCTGGACAACCTCAGGTTTTATGGTTTCAGAGGAGAAGCCATAGCAAGTATAGTTTCTCTAGCCACGCTTGTTGAAATCTCATCCCGGACCAAATCATCAGTGAAAACGCTCAGCAGGATCTTCAAAGATGGCAAGGGCTTGGATGTCTTTGAAGCAGAGACTACTCGGCCCTCTGCAGGGACGACTGTTGTCATTTGTAACTTCTTCCACAACATGCCGGTCCGTAGAAAGAGGATGGATGCTGTCCTGGAGGGTGAGAGGATCAGACACAGAGTGGAGGCCATATCTCTGATGCATCCCTCTGTGTCCTTTACCCTGAAGAATGACTGCACAGGAGCCATGATGGTGCAGCTCTCTAAAGCCAGAAACACTTACCACAGGTTTATTCAGATACACAGCCTCGGGCGAGCACAGAAACTGGGAGAAATCAGCTACAGCCTTGGACCGTTTGAAGTGATTGGCTACATTGGCAGAGAAGGCCACTACAACAACAGCTTACAGTTCCTGTATGTAAACGACAGACTGGTCCTAAAGACACGGATACACAAGCTGCTGAACTTTCTTTTACGCCGACTGAGCAGTTcaaatcagaaaaatgagagtcCGGATGGGCAGTCTGCCATTAGGAGTCCAAAGCAGAAACGCAGCCAAGAGCAGCATGGAATatacatcattaatattaaatgttctTACTCAGAATATGACATTTGTCTTGAGCCTGCCAAAACTCTAATAGAGTTCAAAGATTGGGACGGGATTTTACTCTGCATTGAGGAGACAGTGAAAGTGTTCCTGAGCAGGGAGAACTTGGTGGCTGTGCTCTCTCAAGATGACTCGGATTGTGAATCTCCAAAATTGTTTGGCACTGACAGCGCAGACCAAGAAGGGAACAAAAGTGACATAGGCATCCAAGCAGCTATCAGTACTTCCACACTGGATTGCAGCATTGGAATGACATTGGCATCTGAATCTGTTCATCGTAAACGCAAGGATCCCATTGTTTCTGAGGACAGTGTTTGTCTGGAGTCTGCACAGATGGAATGTAAAGAAGACAATGAGGAACAACTAGGGCAGAAAAGGATAACTGCAAACGATATAGAAAACATTCAAAGTGAAGGATTCACAGGCAAAGAAAGTAGAAATGAACCACAGTGTGATCTGACTGTACTGGAATCTTCATCTGATAATGATTTTACTGTAGAAGAGGAGCCAACATTAAGTGAAGCTGGGAAAGATTCTCAAATTTTATGTATGTCAAATTCAGTCAGACAACGAGAAGGTGAACAAGAGGAACTTTCAGAAGGAAGAGAGATAAAATTAAACCATACTGCTTTAACCAACAATGTAAATTCTCTCAACAATGTCACTCAGGAAATTCTGCTGGATTCAGACAGTACTAAGCAACTTCTGCTTGACTGCCAGAGTACAGGACAACATGGACAGACACTAATAAGTAACAGAAAGATAAGTCTGTCCAATCCATACATACATGAAAGTCTGCAGACTCAGGACCTGCCCCAGATTAAAAGGCCCGCATTTCAACAACAGGATCTAGCAGTGAAATGTGGAGAAAGTTCCTTTGCATCAAAACGCAAAATTTCACTTGATGCAGACCACAACAGATCTTATCAGAAAGTATTCAAAGACTCTGCTCCTGTTATCCCCTCAAAGATTCCCAAAATAATATCTgatgaaaaaatgtctttatgtaAGGAGTCCGGATCTCTTGACAAGTTTAGGAGAATATATGGAAAATGTGATCAACCCTCTCCAGAAACTTGCTTACAGAACAATGCTAGACTTCCTCAGACAGACAACTTTGTTTTGAATCCCCAGAATTTGTTGGTTTCAAAGAAAGATGGACAACAGTGTGATgttacagagacaaaaaaagaggcaCAGAGTAGCTTGCGAAGCCCGCCAACCCTCTCAGCTTTCACCCGGCTGAAACAAGCCTCGGGTCAGATTGGAGGCAAAAAATCTTTGGCGTCTAAACTCTGCCGTTTGAGTCAACACAGGACAGTAGATGTAAGGACATTACCACACCTGTCCAGGTCTACCTCTCAGGACAACACCTGTCTCAGTAGTAATGACAGTATTCAAGACAGCAACAACAATGCCTGTGACGCCGCACTGAACACTGAGCCAGTTCCAGACGACAATTCAAAACCTCAGGAAGCCGAGAGGGAAGAGGCTACAACATCAGGTGActgggttcatcactatgacGAATCAGTGGGAAAGACAGTTTACGTCAACAAAGAGACCGGGCTCAGTAGATATGATGACCCACCAATGGAAGAAACACAAGTCCTCTGTACATCTGATGTCACCAATATGGCAGTTAGTGTCATCTCGGAAATTG GGATGGAATACAGGTGTTACCCATTTCAGGTGGATCTAGTGTTGCCCTTCCTGCCTAAATCCAGAGCTGAAAGGGTGATTAGTTCAGGGCCTGGTGACAGAG gtgatggtgatggtgatgagaGCTCCAACTCACTTTCCTCATTATACTCCAAATGGAATAATCCCGTGTTTGTCCATCCTCCTATG GTTGGTGTGGACATATCAAGTGGGCAAGCTGACGGACTGGCTGTAAAGATCCACAACATCCTGTTTCCATACCGCTTCTCTAAGGCCATGATTCACTCAATGAAG GTCATTCATCAAGTGGATAAGAAGTTTCTTGCATGTCTTATCAATACAAGAGATGAAGAGTCTGCAGCACACACTGAAACTGAAG GGAATCTTCTGGTGCTGTTGGACCAACACGCTGCACATGAGAGAGTTCGGCTTGAAAATCTAGTAgcag ATTCCTATGAAGATGACCCAGATGCACCGGGGCAGAGACGTCTGTGTTCATCAACCATTTTTCCACCTCTTGAGATCAGTGTAACAGAGGAGGAGCTAAGGCTGCTCAg GTCTTGTCAGGCACATTTGCAGAGTTTGGGCCTTGAAGTGAAGTTCTCACAGGCGGCAGAACCACAAGTGCTCGTAGGGAAGGTCCCACTGTGCTTCGTGGAAAAGGAGAGTAATGAGCTCAGGCGGGGAAGAACATCTGTTATCAAACCTATTGTTGAG GAGTATCTCCGAGAGCAGATTGAG TTACTGTGTTCAGCTGGTCGAGTGAGAGGAACTCTGCCTCTCACTGTGCTCAAAGTGCTTGCCTCCCTAGCATGCCACG GGGCGATCAAATTCAATGACAGCCTGAACAGAGATGAGTGCTGCAGCTTGGTAGCGTCCTTGTCTTCCTGCCAGCTGCCCTTCCAGTGCGCCCATGGCCGTCCATCCATCGCTCCCCTCGTAGATATCCTCCATTTGGACACAAACCAGAAG GAATTACAGAAACCCAACCTCCGAAAACTGAGAAGAATGTATAAAGCATGGGAACTATATGGAAATAGATAA
- the mlh3 gene encoding DNA mismatch repair protein Mlh3 isoform X2 → MNTMIKCLPKEVQGKLRSGVAIPSLQQCVEELILNSIDAGATCVGVRMDMEAFKLQVIDNGAGINAEDMECVGNRYYTSKCNSLEDLDNLRFYGFRGEAIASIVSLATLVEISSRTKSSVKTLSRIFKDGKGLDVFEAETTRPSAGTTVVICNFFHNMPVRRKRMDAVLEGERIRHRVEAISLMHPSVSFTLKNDCTGAMMVQLSKARNTYHRFIQIHSLGRAQKLGEISYSLGPFEVIGYIGREGHYNNSLQFLYVNDRLVLKTRIHKLLNFLLRRLSSSNQKNESPDGQSAIRSPKQKRSQEQHGIYIINIKCSYSEYDICLEPAKTLIEFKDWDGILLCIEETVKVFLSRENLVAVLSQDDSDCESPKLFGTDSADQEGNKSDIGIQAAISTSTLDCSIGMTLASESVHRKRKDPIVSEDSVCLESAQMECKEDNEEQLGQKRITANDIENIQSEGFTGKESRNEPQCDLTVLESSSDNDFTVEEEPTLSEAGKDSQILCMSNSVRQREGEQEELSEGREIKLNHTALTNNVNSLNNVTQEILLDSDSTKQLLLDCQSTGQHGQTLISNRKISLSNPYIHESLQTQDLPQIKRPAFQQQDLAVKCGESSFASKRKISLDADHNRSYQKVFKDSAPVIPSKIPKIISDEKMSLCKESGSLDKFRRIYGKCDQPSPETCLQNNARLPQTDNFVLNPQNLLVSKKDGQQCDVTETKKEAQSSLRSPPTLSAFTRLKQASGQIGGKKSLASKLCRLSQHRTVDVRTLPHLSRSTSQDNTCLSSNDSIQDSNNNACDAALNTEPVPDDNSKPQEAEREEATTSGDWVHHYDESVGKTVYVNKETGLSRYDDPPMEETQVLCTSDVTNMAVSVISEIGDGDGDESSNSLSSLYSKWNNPVFVHPPMVGVDISSGQADGLAVKIHNILFPYRFSKAMIHSMKVIHQVDKKFLACLINTRDEESAAHTETEGNLLVLLDQHAAHERVRLENLVADSYEDDPDAPGQRRLCSSTIFPPLEISVTEEELRLLRSCQAHLQSLGLEVKFSQAAEPQVLVGKVPLCFVEKESNELRRGRTSVIKPIVEEYLREQIELLCSAGRVRGTLPLTVLKVLASLACHGAIKFNDSLNRDECCSLVASLSSCQLPFQCAHGRPSIAPLVDILHLDTNQKELQKPNLRKLRRMYKAWELYGNR, encoded by the exons ATGAACACTATGATTAAGTGTTTGCCTAAAGAGGTTCAAGGGAAACTTCGCTCCGGTGTCGCCATTCCCTCACTTCAACAATGCGTAGAGGAGCTCATCCTAAACAGTATCGATGCCGGGGCGACGTGTGTGGGAGTCCGGATGGACATGGAGGCGTTCAAACTTCAGGTAATCGACAACGGTGCTGGCATAAACGCTGAGGATATGGAGTGTGTGGGAAACAGATACTATACCAGCAAATGCAACTCACTTGAAGACCTGGACAACCTCAGGTTTTATGGTTTCAGAGGAGAAGCCATAGCAAGTATAGTTTCTCTAGCCACGCTTGTTGAAATCTCATCCCGGACCAAATCATCAGTGAAAACGCTCAGCAGGATCTTCAAAGATGGCAAGGGCTTGGATGTCTTTGAAGCAGAGACTACTCGGCCCTCTGCAGGGACGACTGTTGTCATTTGTAACTTCTTCCACAACATGCCGGTCCGTAGAAAGAGGATGGATGCTGTCCTGGAGGGTGAGAGGATCAGACACAGAGTGGAGGCCATATCTCTGATGCATCCCTCTGTGTCCTTTACCCTGAAGAATGACTGCACAGGAGCCATGATGGTGCAGCTCTCTAAAGCCAGAAACACTTACCACAGGTTTATTCAGATACACAGCCTCGGGCGAGCACAGAAACTGGGAGAAATCAGCTACAGCCTTGGACCGTTTGAAGTGATTGGCTACATTGGCAGAGAAGGCCACTACAACAACAGCTTACAGTTCCTGTATGTAAACGACAGACTGGTCCTAAAGACACGGATACACAAGCTGCTGAACTTTCTTTTACGCCGACTGAGCAGTTcaaatcagaaaaatgagagtcCGGATGGGCAGTCTGCCATTAGGAGTCCAAAGCAGAAACGCAGCCAAGAGCAGCATGGAATatacatcattaatattaaatgttctTACTCAGAATATGACATTTGTCTTGAGCCTGCCAAAACTCTAATAGAGTTCAAAGATTGGGACGGGATTTTACTCTGCATTGAGGAGACAGTGAAAGTGTTCCTGAGCAGGGAGAACTTGGTGGCTGTGCTCTCTCAAGATGACTCGGATTGTGAATCTCCAAAATTGTTTGGCACTGACAGCGCAGACCAAGAAGGGAACAAAAGTGACATAGGCATCCAAGCAGCTATCAGTACTTCCACACTGGATTGCAGCATTGGAATGACATTGGCATCTGAATCTGTTCATCGTAAACGCAAGGATCCCATTGTTTCTGAGGACAGTGTTTGTCTGGAGTCTGCACAGATGGAATGTAAAGAAGACAATGAGGAACAACTAGGGCAGAAAAGGATAACTGCAAACGATATAGAAAACATTCAAAGTGAAGGATTCACAGGCAAAGAAAGTAGAAATGAACCACAGTGTGATCTGACTGTACTGGAATCTTCATCTGATAATGATTTTACTGTAGAAGAGGAGCCAACATTAAGTGAAGCTGGGAAAGATTCTCAAATTTTATGTATGTCAAATTCAGTCAGACAACGAGAAGGTGAACAAGAGGAACTTTCAGAAGGAAGAGAGATAAAATTAAACCATACTGCTTTAACCAACAATGTAAATTCTCTCAACAATGTCACTCAGGAAATTCTGCTGGATTCAGACAGTACTAAGCAACTTCTGCTTGACTGCCAGAGTACAGGACAACATGGACAGACACTAATAAGTAACAGAAAGATAAGTCTGTCCAATCCATACATACATGAAAGTCTGCAGACTCAGGACCTGCCCCAGATTAAAAGGCCCGCATTTCAACAACAGGATCTAGCAGTGAAATGTGGAGAAAGTTCCTTTGCATCAAAACGCAAAATTTCACTTGATGCAGACCACAACAGATCTTATCAGAAAGTATTCAAAGACTCTGCTCCTGTTATCCCCTCAAAGATTCCCAAAATAATATCTgatgaaaaaatgtctttatgtaAGGAGTCCGGATCTCTTGACAAGTTTAGGAGAATATATGGAAAATGTGATCAACCCTCTCCAGAAACTTGCTTACAGAACAATGCTAGACTTCCTCAGACAGACAACTTTGTTTTGAATCCCCAGAATTTGTTGGTTTCAAAGAAAGATGGACAACAGTGTGATgttacagagacaaaaaaagaggcaCAGAGTAGCTTGCGAAGCCCGCCAACCCTCTCAGCTTTCACCCGGCTGAAACAAGCCTCGGGTCAGATTGGAGGCAAAAAATCTTTGGCGTCTAAACTCTGCCGTTTGAGTCAACACAGGACAGTAGATGTAAGGACATTACCACACCTGTCCAGGTCTACCTCTCAGGACAACACCTGTCTCAGTAGTAATGACAGTATTCAAGACAGCAACAACAATGCCTGTGACGCCGCACTGAACACTGAGCCAGTTCCAGACGACAATTCAAAACCTCAGGAAGCCGAGAGGGAAGAGGCTACAACATCAGGTGActgggttcatcactatgacGAATCAGTGGGAAAGACAGTTTACGTCAACAAAGAGACCGGGCTCAGTAGATATGATGACCCACCAATGGAAGAAACACAAGTCCTCTGTACATCTGATGTCACCAATATGGCAGTTAGTGTCATCTCGGAAATTG gtgatggtgatggtgatgagaGCTCCAACTCACTTTCCTCATTATACTCCAAATGGAATAATCCCGTGTTTGTCCATCCTCCTATG GTTGGTGTGGACATATCAAGTGGGCAAGCTGACGGACTGGCTGTAAAGATCCACAACATCCTGTTTCCATACCGCTTCTCTAAGGCCATGATTCACTCAATGAAG GTCATTCATCAAGTGGATAAGAAGTTTCTTGCATGTCTTATCAATACAAGAGATGAAGAGTCTGCAGCACACACTGAAACTGAAG GGAATCTTCTGGTGCTGTTGGACCAACACGCTGCACATGAGAGAGTTCGGCTTGAAAATCTAGTAgcag ATTCCTATGAAGATGACCCAGATGCACCGGGGCAGAGACGTCTGTGTTCATCAACCATTTTTCCACCTCTTGAGATCAGTGTAACAGAGGAGGAGCTAAGGCTGCTCAg GTCTTGTCAGGCACATTTGCAGAGTTTGGGCCTTGAAGTGAAGTTCTCACAGGCGGCAGAACCACAAGTGCTCGTAGGGAAGGTCCCACTGTGCTTCGTGGAAAAGGAGAGTAATGAGCTCAGGCGGGGAAGAACATCTGTTATCAAACCTATTGTTGAG GAGTATCTCCGAGAGCAGATTGAG TTACTGTGTTCAGCTGGTCGAGTGAGAGGAACTCTGCCTCTCACTGTGCTCAAAGTGCTTGCCTCCCTAGCATGCCACG GGGCGATCAAATTCAATGACAGCCTGAACAGAGATGAGTGCTGCAGCTTGGTAGCGTCCTTGTCTTCCTGCCAGCTGCCCTTCCAGTGCGCCCATGGCCGTCCATCCATCGCTCCCCTCGTAGATATCCTCCATTTGGACACAAACCAGAAG GAATTACAGAAACCCAACCTCCGAAAACTGAGAAGAATGTATAAAGCATGGGAACTATATGGAAATAGATAA